The genomic interval TTAAGGCCCTCAAGGTCACGCTGCAGGGATTTGAGGAGGAAATCAAACGTTTGGACGGCCTTGGCATGTGCTTCGCCATCTTTCGCAACCGTAAGAACGTTGGACTTAATGACTTGGGAAGGCGCGGAACCCAAGAGGTTCGAATTGTTCCAGTCATTGAGGGAAGCAAGCGGGGTGGCATCCTTCAGGTTGTCATCGGCGCAGCCTTGATCATAGCGTCGACATTCGCATCTGGTGGCCTCGCTGCAGGCTTGATGGGGGCTGGCGTGGCCAACGTCGCGGGGGGAGCTATCCAACTGCTCAGCCCTCAAGCAAATGGCCTATCGCAGAGCGCTGCGCCCGAAAACATACCAAGTTACTCTTTCGGCTCTGCTAAGAACACCACAGCAAGCGGCAACCCTGTACCGATCTGCATCGGCGAGCGCCGTTGGGGCGGGGCAATTATTTCGGCCTCGATCGAGGCGCAAGACAAGGCCTAGCGCCAACTCAGTGAACAGACCGCCTCCGGGCGGTTTTTTATTGCCCGGAGGAAAGCATGGGCCCAGCAGATCACGTTGCTATCACTGGCGCCAAGGGCGGCAGCAGCAAGCCGAAAACGCCTGTAGAGGCACCCGATAGCCTGCAGTCCACCAACATCGGCAAGATTCTGATTGCCGTGGGGGAGGGGGAGTTCGATGAGGAGCCGACGGATCGCGATATCTACCTCGATAACACCCCGATCATGGATGCCAGCGGAAGCGTGAATTTCCCTGGGGTGCGGTGGGAGTGGCGCTCGGGCTCGATCGAGCAGGACTACATCCAGGGTATCCCTGCGATCGAGAACGAGACCACCGTTAATGTGGAACTGCGCAGCGACAACCCATTTGCCCGAGCCCTGAGCAACATCCAGCTCTCGGCCGTGCGCGTGCGAATGGCCTGGCCGCGCCTGGCGCAGCAGGACAGCAGTGGCAATACCAACGGCTACCGCATTGAGTACGCCATCGATATCGCTACCGATGGCGGCGCCTATGTCGAGGCGCACCTGGGGGCAGTGGACGGCAAGACCACCAACGGCTACCAGCGCTCGGTACGCGTCAACCTGCCCAAGGCAACCTCCGGCTGGATGCTGCGCGTGCGCCGTATCACTCCGAATGCCAACAGCGGCACCGTGGCCGACACGATGACCATCGCTGGCTACACCGAGATCATCGACCAGAAGCTGCGTTACCCGAACACTGCGCTGCTGTATATCGAGTTCGACGCCCAGCAGTTCCAGAACATCCCTGCGGTAACCGTGAAGTGCAAGGCCAAGCGCTGGCCGGTGCCGACCAACTACGATCCCGTTGCGCGCACCTATGCCGGCGTATGGGACGGCACCTTCAAGCAGGCCTGGACCAACAACCCGGCGTTTGTGACCTATGGTCTGTGCGTCGAGGACCGTTTTGGCTTGGGCAAGCGCATCAAGTCGTGGATGGTCGATAAGTGGGAGATGTACCGCATCGCCCAGTATTGCGACCAGCAGGTGCCGAATGGGCAGGGCGGTCAGGAGCCGCGTTTTCTGTGCGACATGAACCTTCAGGGCCGCGCCGAAGCCTGGACCTTGCTGCGCGACCTCTCGGCGATTTACCGGGGCATGGTGTACTGGGCTCACGGCTCTCTGTTCATGCAGGCAGACATGCCGCGCGCCCAGGATATCGACTACGTGTTCACCCGGGCCAACGTCATCGACGGTGAGTTCGTTTACGGCGGTGCCGAGCGTAACACGCACTACAGCCGGGCTCTGGTCAGCTACGACAACCCGGCCAACAACTATGACACCGATGTAATCCCGGTCACGGACAACACTCTCCAGCGCCGGTACCGGGACCGGCCGGTGGAGATTTCAGCCATCGGCTGCACCCGTGCGTCCGAGGCCCAGCGCCGCGGCAAGTGGGCGCTGTTGAGCAACAACCAGGACCGCACCGTCACATTCAAGACCGGCATGGAAGGGCGCATTCCGCTGCCTGGCTACGTCATTCCCGTCGCAGACGAGCTGGTTGCGGGCCGTCCAAACGGCGGTCGGATTTCGGCGGCTGCCGGCCGCGTCGTGACTTTGGACCGTGACACGCCGATCAAGGCTGGCGACCGGCTGATCTTGAATCTGCCGAACGGCACCGCCCAGGCACGCACGGTGCAGTCGGTCGCCGGCCGCGCGGTGACGGTAACCACCGCGTATGGCGTGCAGCCCGAGCCGGAACTGCAGTGGGCAATCGATTACCACGACCTGGCGGTGCAGCTGT from Pseudomonas fortuita carries:
- a CDS encoding tail assembly protein, producing the protein MLEASPITVIKLSGSLAQKFGRTHHRQIDSGETWEIFKALKVTLQGFEEEIKRLDGLGMCFAIFRNRKNVGLNDLGRRGTQEVRIVPVIEGSKRGGILQVVIGAALIIASTFASGGLAAGLMGAGVANVAGGAIQLLSPQANGLSQSAAPENIPSYSFGSAKNTTASGNPVPICIGERRWGGAIISASIEAQDKA